A genomic segment from Alistipes senegalensis JC50 encodes:
- a CDS encoding sialidase family protein: MNGRKAWMAGLVVCLSFLSGCTRERNGEVAARISLEYSTHRQLTEMRVQGRDATEPNLYYPRVKQLSDGSLLLCFMNDHFGWDIYVSRSEDGGLSWSDAQLLLEKYSTTSTVGEDLMVYANPDFIELNDGRILLAYQWRYKKGYNDLAHTNENCGVGIMTSSDGGRSWSKARSVYRGRCWEPAMLQLPSGEIQMYITSSQNVVNGLSCPRTVVIRSFDGGETWQGKSECGIGDNEIISYTKDDRFGYDGMPTAVLLQDGSIAMSIEVWSGKYVVDQTPMIVRTSAEENWHLDTARLLRHGGPAYPQKKQANKDLIGYGPYLSRLPSGETLLLSNGLYQGRQSSWLFVGDVRADNFGFATTGFDGYWGSVDCLDNDRVLITGTEKYTEDSVVRGKSHLMTGRVNRARSLTRVGDSLVGPEMFDVENNDCWYLGRTVPMKVFYDFGCTDEAFVFDTWVFTDKLTAYSVENSDASVILLSKGDDVYKLAVNPSGDYAFYRLDRNSWQGLRFGTTDEIAVAGSINADADEDLGFAARVRIPWSWMDRKPARGEVLRIHPAFWYKARSAEKHPRYWEELQGENPEDPQSWLAVTVE; encoded by the coding sequence ATGAATGGAAGAAAAGCATGGATGGCCGGGCTGGTTGTTTGCCTGTCGTTTTTGTCCGGATGCACCCGGGAGAGGAACGGGGAGGTGGCCGCCAGAATCAGCCTTGAGTACAGTACGCATCGTCAGCTTACCGAGATGCGCGTGCAGGGCCGCGACGCTACGGAGCCCAACCTCTATTATCCCCGTGTCAAGCAACTGAGTGACGGGTCGCTGCTGCTCTGCTTCATGAACGACCACTTCGGTTGGGACATTTATGTCTCGCGGAGCGAAGACGGCGGGCTGAGTTGGAGTGACGCACAGCTTCTGCTGGAAAAGTATTCGACAACCTCCACCGTGGGGGAGGACCTAATGGTCTATGCTAATCCGGACTTCATCGAACTGAACGACGGACGCATCCTATTGGCCTATCAGTGGCGATACAAAAAGGGATACAACGATCTTGCCCATACGAATGAGAATTGCGGCGTGGGGATCATGACCAGCTCCGACGGAGGTCGGAGCTGGTCGAAGGCCCGGTCGGTCTACCGGGGCCGTTGCTGGGAGCCGGCGATGCTTCAACTTCCGAGCGGTGAGATTCAGATGTACATCACCTCCAGCCAGAATGTGGTCAACGGACTCTCCTGTCCGCGAACTGTCGTCATCCGATCGTTCGATGGCGGGGAGACCTGGCAGGGAAAATCCGAGTGCGGCATCGGGGATAATGAGATCATTTCGTATACGAAGGATGACCGCTTCGGCTACGATGGCATGCCGACGGCCGTGTTGCTGCAGGATGGGAGCATCGCCATGAGCATCGAGGTCTGGAGCGGAAAGTATGTTGTGGATCAGACGCCGATGATTGTCCGTACGTCGGCCGAAGAGAACTGGCATTTGGATACGGCCCGTCTGTTGCGGCATGGCGGCCCGGCTTATCCGCAGAAGAAACAGGCCAATAAGGACCTGATCGGGTATGGCCCCTATCTGAGCCGTCTTCCGTCCGGAGAGACCTTGTTGCTTTCCAATGGTTTATACCAGGGCCGACAGTCGAGTTGGCTGTTTGTCGGGGATGTCCGGGCCGACAATTTCGGGTTTGCCACGACGGGCTTTGACGGATATTGGGGTTCCGTGGACTGTCTGGACAACGATCGGGTCCTGATCACCGGAACGGAAAAATATACCGAAGATTCCGTCGTTCGGGGCAAGAGCCATCTCATGACCGGCCGCGTCAACCGGGCTCGGAGCCTCACCCGGGTGGGTGATTCGCTGGTAGGGCCGGAGATGTTTGATGTCGAGAACAACGACTGCTGGTATCTGGGCCGGACGGTTCCGATGAAGGTCTTTTATGATTTCGGCTGTACGGATGAGGCTTTCGTGTTCGATACGTGGGTGTTTACGGATAAATTGACCGCATACAGTGTCGAAAATTCGGATGCTTCCGTAATTTTGTTGTCCAAAGGGGATGACGTCTATAAGTTGGCGGTGAATCCGTCCGGGGATTATGCGTTTTACCGGCTGGATCGGAATTCGTGGCAAGGTCTCCGTTTCGGAACGACGGACGAGATCGCGGTCGCGGGGTCGATCAATGCCGATGCCGACGAGGATTTGGGATTTGCAGCTCGGGTCCGCATTCCCTGGTCCTGGATGGACCGGAAACCGGCGCGTGGCGAAGTGTTGCGAATTCATCCGGCTTTCTGGTACAAGGCCCGTTCGGCGGAGAAACATCCGCGATACTGGGAGGAGTTGCAGGGAGAGAACCCGGAGGATCCGCAAAGCTGGCTTGCTGTGACGGTGGAGTAA
- a CDS encoding DUF4886 domain-containing protein produces MKNRCCNWMVLSLLAQLVILLSPGCSKEDTLVEITDWAATENVSAGESAKYLTFFEKASEEMDYCRALTCTDAGLEVVLQSNASITLPAGTPYLALSPEGRLVHYAAGTAAAEELDIELNVRDTWYEAPTLAVSADGFLIVAGRETDIVSTGRCVMDCGKYVYYYAGSSVVPVASEIRERFNPPLPKDRGLLKVLFVGNSFNVDATAHLPGILTADGTQRVLIGRVYHGGCTLPQYDDNYEADRFCSYRTWRPGEKDWDGDEEYDTNLKYAVEAEDWDVVTFMEYTGNSCCWSWTEEEKGHINSLIDRVFAAHPEKRPTVLFMLTQTFAAQSDLVATYFDSDQMKMYETITDFAQQVLDGTCIDDVIATGTCIQNLRTSSLNDDPVQDLSRDGFHLDYGVSRYAAACTIFYTLFEPCLRLDLSGNTYRYDVKLEHSTAHSIPVTDENVEICRHAAHAAADHPLTLTDMSLY; encoded by the coding sequence ATGAAGAATAGATGCTGTAACTGGATGGTGCTGAGCCTGCTGGCGCAACTGGTGATCCTTCTGTCGCCGGGCTGCAGCAAAGAGGATACCTTGGTCGAAATAACCGACTGGGCGGCAACGGAGAATGTCTCTGCCGGGGAATCGGCAAAATACCTGACTTTCTTCGAAAAGGCTTCGGAGGAGATGGATTATTGTCGTGCACTCACCTGTACGGATGCGGGTCTGGAGGTTGTTCTGCAAAGCAACGCCTCGATCACCTTGCCTGCCGGAACCCCTTATCTGGCCTTGTCTCCAGAGGGCCGGCTGGTGCATTACGCCGCGGGAACCGCTGCGGCAGAGGAGCTCGATATCGAACTGAACGTACGCGATACCTGGTATGAGGCTCCGACGCTTGCCGTTTCCGCCGACGGCTTCTTGATTGTGGCCGGTCGTGAGACCGACATCGTGTCGACCGGACGATGCGTCATGGATTGCGGCAAATATGTTTATTACTATGCGGGGAGCAGCGTTGTTCCGGTGGCGAGCGAGATCCGCGAACGGTTCAACCCGCCGCTGCCCAAGGACCGGGGATTGCTCAAGGTGCTCTTCGTCGGCAACAGTTTCAATGTGGATGCCACAGCGCACCTGCCGGGAATCCTCACGGCCGACGGAACGCAGCGCGTCCTCATAGGGCGGGTCTATCACGGAGGCTGTACGCTGCCGCAATACGATGATAACTACGAGGCTGATCGTTTCTGCTCGTATCGGACTTGGCGCCCGGGCGAAAAGGACTGGGACGGCGACGAGGAGTATGACACGAACCTAAAATATGCCGTCGAAGCCGAGGATTGGGATGTCGTGACCTTCATGGAGTACACGGGCAACAGTTGCTGCTGGTCTTGGACCGAGGAGGAGAAGGGACATATCAATTCGTTGATCGATCGGGTCTTTGCAGCGCATCCGGAGAAGCGTCCCACCGTATTGTTCATGTTGACGCAGACCTTTGCGGCACAGTCTGATTTAGTGGCTACCTATTTCGATTCGGATCAGATGAAGATGTATGAGACTATCACGGACTTTGCGCAGCAGGTGCTGGATGGTACCTGCATCGACGATGTGATCGCCACGGGAACCTGCATCCAGAATCTGCGGACATCGAGTCTGAACGATGATCCGGTTCAGGATCTCTCCCGGGATGGTTTCCACCTCGACTACGGGGTCAGCCGTTATGCGGCAGCCTGCACCATCTTCTATACGCTCTTCGAGCCGTGCCTTAGACTCGATCTCTCGGGCAATACCTACCGATACGATGTGAAGCTGGAGCATTCCACGGCGCATTCCATCCCGGTGACGGACGAAAATGTCGAGATCTGCCGCCATGCAGCCCATGCGGCCGCGGATCATCCGCTGACACTTACCGATATGAGTTTGTATTGA
- a CDS encoding DUF5107 domain-containing protein produces MKRFLLTLAVTVALVRVGAAQDVRAYEGAITLPTYLLDPAEKAPIFERDWSYQRAKRSVYPYPLNDNMTRKKKDVTYDCLYMENEYVKLCVLPEIGGRLLYAVDKTNGYDIFYRNSVVKPANVGMTGAWISGGVEWNAFHHHRQTSHIPCDWRIVDNRDGSKTIWLGETEYRHRMQWAIGITLRPGKSYMEISGRLINSTQNNNSMLYWSNVSTLVDENYQICFPQSTEFVTFHCKNWFAHWPVTHEPFNDMDFYKNGVDASWWKNHYMSNSMFIHDQKEDFVAGYDHGRHAGTMLVGNHNIIKGGKFWLWGPNSEWDTRILTDTSGHYCELMVGAYSDNQPDYNWSFPYESKEFTHYWYGIRDMGGVKAGSRHAALNLDRLSSDRVLVGANATEKYAKLTLELRHGDEVLYTRSGAMSPAEPMVDTVAVASGVADHELTLVLKDENGNWMLSYTPVRKDANSPLPEIVEPPLLPHQIENTEECFLVGLRNLQFHNPFVNPVDYFEEVLRRDPSDSRTNTVLGSYYRMRGEYDKAAKYLRTAIRRLTKDYTRPKDVEALYNLGLILQIQGKREAAYDTLYRATWNYTYNSAANTQLARMYSEEKRWGMALERLDEAIAYNGRNYTALNLKGSVLKSLGRDAEARQCFDRVLADDPINAYALHETASHDDFRRFMREQPESYLELAIQYWHNGFTDTAVNLLKEIDARVPYPTVKMYLGYLTGEDRYFGEALSLPVGYCAPFRLETVPVLEKAKSVCSDSSLPYYYLGNLYYNIQPDNAIREWEKCVAIQPDNDLAWRNLGWAHWLHTKDYAKSADCYRKAIELNPDAALYLEECDQVLEALGTPVQERYDLLKSHHATAEKRYYPLAQEVITGTYVGDYDYVLDLLDRCYFPTREGVANFHDNFVDALILAGEEKIAEGKVEQAVTLYKKAFTYPENHQVFLVDERATHDAQINYCLGEAYAALGQDAEAEKYWKLAAEQDYELKGSKDFRYWTGLALERLGRKAEAEAIFSALVADGEAAVVTQHVNFYGAEGTTGVTVDIINSAAYYTQALGHLGLGHRGKAKRLFAEVQRLKPDHLWANEFMKQFEK; encoded by the coding sequence ATGAAACGATTCTTATTGACTCTGGCCGTAACCGTAGCCTTGGTTCGTGTGGGTGCGGCTCAGGATGTCCGAGCCTATGAGGGTGCGATTACGCTTCCGACCTATCTCCTGGATCCGGCGGAAAAGGCCCCGATCTTTGAACGGGACTGGTCCTACCAGCGCGCCAAAAGAAGTGTCTATCCCTATCCGCTCAATGACAATATGACCCGTAAGAAGAAGGATGTGACCTACGATTGTCTCTATATGGAGAACGAGTATGTGAAGTTGTGCGTACTCCCGGAGATCGGAGGCCGGTTGTTGTATGCCGTCGACAAGACCAACGGTTACGACATCTTTTACCGGAACAGCGTGGTCAAGCCGGCCAATGTGGGAATGACCGGAGCGTGGATCAGTGGTGGCGTAGAGTGGAATGCCTTCCACCATCACCGCCAGACCAGCCATATTCCGTGTGACTGGCGGATTGTCGATAATCGCGACGGCTCGAAGACGATCTGGCTTGGCGAGACTGAGTATCGCCATCGGATGCAGTGGGCGATCGGAATCACGCTCCGTCCGGGGAAATCCTATATGGAGATCAGTGGACGTTTGATCAATTCCACTCAGAATAACAATTCGATGCTTTATTGGTCGAATGTATCGACGCTGGTCGACGAGAATTACCAGATTTGTTTTCCGCAGAGCACGGAGTTCGTGACGTTCCATTGTAAAAACTGGTTTGCACACTGGCCCGTTACGCATGAACCCTTCAACGATATGGACTTCTACAAGAATGGTGTGGATGCAAGCTGGTGGAAAAACCATTACATGAGCAACTCGATGTTCATCCATGACCAGAAGGAGGATTTTGTGGCCGGATATGACCACGGCCGTCATGCTGGCACGATGCTAGTCGGCAATCACAACATCATCAAGGGTGGCAAGTTCTGGCTGTGGGGCCCCAATTCCGAGTGGGACACCCGGATTCTTACTGATACGTCGGGCCATTATTGCGAGTTGATGGTGGGGGCCTACTCCGACAACCAGCCTGATTACAATTGGAGTTTCCCCTACGAGAGCAAGGAATTCACCCATTACTGGTATGGTATCCGGGACATGGGTGGCGTGAAGGCCGGTAGCCGCCACGCTGCGTTGAACCTGGACCGCCTGTCGTCGGACCGGGTTCTGGTGGGGGCCAATGCTACGGAAAAATATGCGAAACTGACCCTTGAACTGCGCCATGGGGATGAAGTTCTTTACACCCGCAGCGGTGCAATGTCTCCTGCCGAACCGATGGTTGATACGGTTGCCGTGGCAAGCGGGGTGGCAGATCACGAACTGACATTGGTCCTGAAGGACGAGAATGGAAACTGGATGCTCTCCTATACGCCGGTCCGCAAGGATGCGAACTCTCCGCTGCCCGAGATCGTTGAGCCGCCGTTGCTGCCTCATCAGATCGAAAACACGGAGGAGTGTTTTCTCGTGGGGCTTCGGAACCTGCAGTTCCACAACCCGTTCGTCAATCCGGTTGATTATTTTGAGGAGGTGCTCCGCCGGGATCCCTCGGACAGCCGGACCAATACCGTGCTGGGCTCCTACTATCGGATGAGGGGCGAATACGACAAGGCTGCGAAGTATCTTCGGACGGCGATTCGGCGTCTGACGAAGGATTATACCCGCCCGAAGGATGTCGAGGCGCTGTATAATCTGGGACTGATTCTTCAGATACAGGGCAAGCGCGAGGCTGCCTACGATACATTGTATCGGGCGACTTGGAATTATACGTATAATTCGGCGGCCAATACGCAACTGGCCCGGATGTATTCGGAGGAGAAGCGCTGGGGCATGGCTCTGGAGCGGCTCGATGAGGCAATCGCCTACAATGGCCGTAACTATACGGCGCTGAATCTGAAAGGTTCGGTCCTGAAGAGCCTGGGCCGGGATGCGGAGGCGCGGCAATGTTTCGACCGCGTGCTTGCCGACGATCCGATCAATGCCTATGCGCTGCATGAAACCGCTTCGCACGACGACTTCCGGCGCTTTATGCGCGAACAGCCGGAATCCTACCTCGAACTGGCCATTCAGTATTGGCACAATGGATTCACAGATACGGCCGTCAATCTGTTGAAGGAGATCGATGCCCGCGTGCCGTATCCGACCGTGAAGATGTATCTGGGCTATCTGACCGGTGAGGATCGCTATTTTGGCGAGGCCTTGTCGCTGCCGGTCGGTTACTGCGCGCCGTTCCGGCTTGAGACGGTCCCCGTTCTGGAGAAGGCTAAGTCGGTTTGCTCGGACTCTTCGCTGCCCTATTATTACCTCGGCAATCTGTATTACAACATTCAGCCCGACAATGCCATCCGGGAGTGGGAAAAGTGTGTGGCGATACAGCCGGACAACGATCTCGCCTGGCGGAACCTCGGCTGGGCCCATTGGCTGCATACGAAAGATTACGCCAAGTCGGCCGACTGTTATCGGAAAGCCATCGAGTTGAATCCCGATGCGGCGCTTTACCTGGAGGAGTGCGATCAGGTGCTGGAAGCCCTGGGGACTCCCGTTCAGGAACGCTATGATCTGCTCAAGAGCCACCATGCAACAGCCGAGAAACGCTATTATCCTTTGGCGCAGGAGGTCATAACGGGTACCTATGTCGGGGATTACGACTATGTGCTGGATCTTCTGGACCGGTGCTATTTCCCGACGCGGGAAGGGGTGGCCAACTTCCATGACAACTTTGTGGATGCGTTGATCCTGGCCGGCGAGGAGAAGATAGCGGAAGGTAAGGTCGAACAGGCCGTGACGCTTTACAAGAAGGCGTTTACCTATCCGGAGAATCATCAGGTGTTCCTCGTGGACGAGCGGGCCACGCACGATGCGCAGATCAACTATTGTCTCGGAGAGGCTTACGCCGCGCTTGGCCAGGATGCCGAGGCGGAAAAGTATTGGAAACTAGCCGCCGAACAGGATTATGAACTGAAGGGAAGCAAGGATTTCCGCTACTGGACGGGCCTTGCGCTGGAGCGTCTGGGCCGGAAAGCGGAGGCGGAGGCCATCTTCTCGGCGCTGGTTGCCGATGGCGAGGCTGCCGTTGTCACACAGCACGTTAATTTCTACGGAGCTGAAGGAACTACGGGCGTGACGGTCGATATTATCAACTCGGCGGCCTATTATACCCAGGCACTCGGTCATCTGGGACTCGGACATAGGGGGAAGGCGAAACGTCTCTTTGCCGAAGTGCAGCGCCTGAAGCCGGATCACCTCTGGGCAAACGAGTTCATGAAGCAGTTTGAAAAATAG
- a CDS encoding GLUG motif-containing protein: protein MEKMNMNRLIMKSLSVILLLASGVSCQKQEAMDDGGGTRGFVIRASLEEGAADTRTSMSPNEDETSYAVFWNETDCISVNGIASESISIQEDRRSAEFTFLKGFESALYAAYPASVVSKYESGALTLLLPNVQTWSESDQFDPAAAVMLAQAADGASLRFRHAMAYLRVTLSEASDPEPIAAVVLSANDGSALCGAFQATYGSDLWTLTPQESAASQVELRCGTQGAPLGSRMVIAIPAGEYAAGLTVQVKDVSGDYQVRKSVNAFTATAGRIYDMSFAFEPEGGTSSNDIFSVSDWELFAEKIAAGETFEGQTVNLMADLTVPEYFAYANGTFEGTFEGNGKTMTAGANVWPLFATVGEKGVVRNLNFDGAFTTMANPASAGNAVIAKVNLGVIRDCTNSADTEVTVSGSLIFGTLVAQNGGTLERCINYGNVTVTQTASASSGFYGGGLAAIGHTVLGTATATQLDVDETCRAGNFVDCENHGNLTIQCAGAAPIRSGFGGICGIVYMNGVRFTGCENYGDVIRTDDADKAASNNGSATVGGILGRSAAWFTTAAGDSRALDVEVNGFDTRYENCVNEGTVQVSCRHSGGIMPNSSGARLDAAGGIVGAAIGVGDQLQRIVSCHNKGAVVGGWITAVNTTALGGLVGLATGTEITGSTSSGDVRSVDATYYIGAAGGAVGFARRDVTLAGDCLIQSRIEAWTPSGKSLLTGLLFGNVVTAATASDTQVAGEISEDGVSAGVGADNFSGFLADPASNVQPTTSNIVWYEE from the coding sequence ATGGAAAAAATGAATATGAACAGATTGATAATGAAGTCTCTGTCGGTGATTCTCCTGCTTGCTTCGGGCGTTTCGTGCCAGAAGCAGGAGGCGATGGACGACGGTGGCGGAACTCGCGGATTTGTTATCCGGGCGTCGCTTGAGGAGGGCGCTGCGGACACCCGAACCTCGATGTCCCCGAATGAGGACGAAACGAGTTATGCCGTCTTCTGGAACGAGACGGACTGCATCTCTGTCAATGGAATTGCTTCCGAGTCAATCTCCATCCAGGAGGACCGCCGCTCGGCGGAATTTACCTTCCTGAAGGGGTTTGAGTCGGCCTTGTATGCGGCATATCCTGCGTCGGTTGTTTCGAAGTACGAATCCGGCGCATTGACGCTCCTTCTGCCGAACGTTCAGACCTGGAGCGAATCCGATCAGTTCGATCCTGCGGCTGCCGTCATGCTCGCCCAGGCTGCCGACGGGGCTTCGCTCCGGTTCCGGCACGCCATGGCCTATTTGCGGGTGACGCTCTCCGAAGCCTCGGATCCGGAACCTATCGCTGCGGTGGTACTGTCTGCCAACGACGGGTCGGCCCTGTGCGGAGCCTTTCAGGCAACGTATGGCTCTGATCTCTGGACGTTGACGCCGCAGGAGAGTGCCGCGTCTCAGGTCGAGTTGCGCTGCGGGACACAGGGCGCTCCGCTGGGATCCCGGATGGTGATCGCTATCCCGGCAGGGGAATATGCCGCCGGTCTGACGGTGCAGGTCAAAGACGTATCGGGGGACTATCAGGTCCGCAAGAGCGTCAACGCCTTTACGGCAACGGCCGGTCGGATTTATGACATGAGCTTCGCCTTCGAGCCGGAGGGTGGCACCTCATCGAACGATATCTTCAGTGTCTCGGATTGGGAGCTCTTTGCCGAGAAGATCGCTGCGGGAGAAACTTTTGAAGGTCAGACCGTCAATCTGATGGCGGATCTTACTGTTCCGGAGTATTTCGCCTATGCCAACGGAACGTTCGAAGGGACGTTTGAGGGAAATGGCAAGACGATGACGGCCGGGGCGAACGTGTGGCCTCTCTTTGCGACGGTTGGTGAAAAGGGGGTCGTCCGGAATCTGAATTTCGACGGGGCGTTCACCACTATGGCCAATCCGGCCTCGGCAGGCAACGCCGTTATCGCCAAAGTCAACCTGGGCGTGATCCGGGATTGCACCAACTCCGCCGATACGGAGGTGACCGTATCCGGCTCTCTGATCTTCGGGACGCTTGTCGCTCAGAATGGCGGGACTCTGGAGCGGTGTATCAACTATGGCAATGTGACCGTCACGCAGACGGCTTCGGCCTCCAGCGGATTCTATGGCGGGGGCCTGGCGGCGATCGGCCATACGGTGCTCGGAACCGCAACGGCAACGCAGCTCGATGTCGATGAGACGTGTCGTGCGGGCAACTTTGTCGATTGCGAGAATCATGGCAACTTGACGATCCAGTGTGCCGGAGCCGCACCGATCCGGTCGGGATTCGGCGGAATCTGCGGCATCGTCTACATGAACGGAGTCCGCTTCACGGGCTGCGAGAACTACGGGGACGTCATCCGGACCGACGACGCGGACAAAGCGGCCTCCAACAATGGCTCGGCGACGGTGGGTGGTATTCTCGGCCGCAGTGCGGCGTGGTTTACCACGGCGGCGGGTGACAGCAGGGCACTCGATGTCGAGGTCAACGGTTTTGATACGCGCTATGAGAATTGTGTGAACGAAGGCACCGTTCAGGTTTCGTGCCGACACAGCGGAGGCATCATGCCGAACTCTTCGGGGGCCCGGCTCGATGCTGCCGGAGGTATCGTGGGTGCAGCCATCGGAGTTGGCGACCAGCTCCAGCGCATCGTCTCCTGTCACAACAAGGGTGCCGTTGTTGGCGGATGGATTACGGCCGTGAATACGACGGCGCTGGGCGGTCTTGTTGGTCTGGCAACCGGAACCGAGATCACGGGCTCTACCTCTTCCGGCGATGTCCGTTCCGTAGATGCAACTTACTACATCGGGGCTGCGGGTGGTGCCGTGGGCTTTGCCCGCCGGGATGTAACACTTGCCGGCGACTGCCTCATTCAGAGCCGGATCGAGGCCTGGACTCCTTCGGGCAAATCCCTTCTGACCGGGCTTCTGTTCGGCAATGTCGTGACCGCTGCAACCGCATCCGATACGCAGGTGGCGGGCGAGATCTCTGAAGATGGAGTGTCGGCGGGTGTCGGGGCCGACAATTTCTCGGGATTCCTGGCCGATCCCGCTTCGAATGTACAACCGACCACTTCAAATATTGTGTGGTATGAAGAATAG